A genomic region of Candidatus Cloacimonadota bacterium contains the following coding sequences:
- a CDS encoding MlaE family lipid ABC transporter permease subunit has protein sequence MKLENKTLFLVNDLNKNTVPSLLREFSQYETTDIELIDLSNVLSIDSAGVAFLDELSLKLKDHSPKIINASENIQAAISTFSLSEEKLPEKEKSDNIFVQLGGALYNWKNSFLEGLILTSEIAYWSFVGIFNKKGQRKHSVIQQSILIGVDALGIISLLSIIIGLILALQSAAQLRQFGANIFIADLIAISMVREMGPMMTAIIVAGRSGSAIASEIATMKVTEEIDALKMMAINPIRYVVVPKFHAITICMPLLVTMSMLVGILGGLIIAMTYLDLSAVSFLNRVLDALTIKDVLVGLSKSVFFSWVIVIIGSYYGFNVKGGAEGVGKATTLSVVASIFAVIILDAVFSFLYLGNL, from the coding sequence ATGAAATTAGAAAATAAGACGCTTTTCTTGGTGAACGATCTTAATAAAAACACAGTTCCTTCTTTATTGAGAGAGTTTTCCCAATATGAAACAACTGATATTGAATTGATCGATCTTTCTAATGTTCTTTCTATCGATAGTGCCGGAGTTGCCTTCCTCGATGAATTGAGTTTAAAATTAAAAGATCATTCTCCGAAAATCATAAATGCCTCGGAAAATATTCAGGCGGCAATTTCAACTTTCTCACTTTCCGAAGAAAAATTACCTGAAAAGGAAAAATCGGATAATATTTTTGTTCAGCTCGGAGGTGCTTTATATAATTGGAAAAACTCTTTTCTCGAGGGTTTGATCTTAACATCCGAAATAGCTTACTGGTCGTTCGTCGGGATCTTCAATAAAAAAGGTCAGAGGAAACATTCAGTGATCCAGCAAAGTATCCTGATCGGAGTTGATGCTCTCGGAATTATCAGTTTGCTTTCGATCATTATCGGCTTGATCCTTGCCCTGCAATCTGCTGCCCAGCTGCGGCAATTCGGAGCAAATATCTTTATCGCCGATCTGATCGCTATCTCGATGGTCAGGGAAATGGGACCAATGATGACAGCGATCATCGTTGCCGGCAGGAGCGGTTCTGCTATTGCTTCCGAAATTGCAACCATGAAAGTTACGGAAGAGATCGATGCTCTCAAAATGATGGCGATCAATCCCATCCGTTATGTAGTTGTTCCAAAATTCCATGCGATCACGATCTGCATGCCTTTATTAGTAACCATGTCTATGCTTGTTGGTATTTTGGGGGGATTAATAATCGCGATGACTTATCTTGATTTGAGTGCTGTCTCTTTTTTGAATAGAGTTTTGGATGCTCTTACTATAAAAGATGTCCTCGTTGGTCTAAGCAAAAGTGTTTTCTTCTCCTGGGTAATTGTCATTATTGGAAGTTATTACGGTTTTAATGTTAAAGGCGGAGCCGAAGGTGTCGGTAAAGCAACGACTCTTTCGGTGGTTGCCTCGATATTTGCCGTTATTATTCTGGATGCTGTTTTCAGCTTTTTATATTTAGGAAATTTGTAA